From one Cygnus olor isolate bCygOlo1 chromosome 26, bCygOlo1.pri.v2, whole genome shotgun sequence genomic stretch:
- the CNN2 gene encoding calponin-2 isoform X1: MSSSQFNKGPSYGLSAEVKNRLAQKYDPQKEAELRTWIESVTGQQIGPDFQKGLKDGVILCELMNKLQPNAVRKINRSAQNWHQLENLSNFIKAMASYGMNPVDLFEANDLFESGNLTQVQVSLLALAGMVRARGRGTGWGHRGCGPWGVIRDPPLLPRHPSRAGQDQGDAERRGHRRQVLGEAAAELRRGQDEGRAVRDRAAGGLPPRDGEPPAPTAVVGVWGVPCGVPAAHPMGMGQSPRRAVPGSHRAPLRQMGTNKCASQSGMTAYGTRRHLYDPKNQILPPMDHSTISLQMGTNKCASQVGMTAPGTRRHIYDAKMGLEKCDNSSMSLQMGSNQGANQSGQVFGLGRQIYDPKYCPQGGQPEGGDTACEPGADPPGYHYYHQEESC; the protein is encoded by the exons ATGAGCAGCTCCCAGTTCAACAAGGGCCCGTCCTACGGCCTCTCCGCCGAGGTCAAGAACCGG CTCGCCCAGAAGTACGACCCGCagaaggaggcagagctgcGGACGTGGATCGAGAGCGTCACCGGGCAGCAGATCGGGCCCGATTTCCAGAAGGGGCTGAAGGATGGAGTCATCCTCTGCGA GCTGATGAACAAGCTGCAGCCCAACGCGGTGCGGAAGATCAACCGCTCGGCTCAGAACTGGCACCAG CTCGAGAACCTCTCCAACTTCATCAAGGCCATGGCCAGCTACGGCATGAACCCCGTGGACCTCTTCGAAGCCAACGACCTCTTTGAGAGCGGGAACCTGACGCAGGTGCAGGTGTCGCTGCTGGCGCTGGCGGGCATGGTGAGAGCGCGGGGCCGAGGGACGGGATGGGGACACCGCGGGTGCGGTCCCTGGGGGGTGATCCGGGacccccccctccttcctcgCCACCCTTCCCGGGCAGGCCAAGACCAAGGGGATGCAGAGCGGCGTGGACATCGGCGTCAAGTACTCGGAGAAGCAGCAGCGGAACTTCGACGAGGCCAAGATGAAGGCCGGGCAGTGCGTGATCGGGCTGCAGGTGGGCTGCCCCCAAGGGATGGCGAACCCCCAGCGCCCACCGCTGTGGTGGGGGTCTGGGGGGTGCCCTGCGgtgtccctgctgcccaccccatGGGGATGGGACAGAGCCCCCGCAGGGCTGTGCCTGGTTCTCACCGAGCCCCTTTGCGCCAGATGGGCACCAACAAGTGCGCCAGCCAGTCGGGCATGACGGCCTACGGCACCCGGCGGCACCTCTACGACCCCAAGAACCAGATCCTGCCGCCCATGGACCACTCCACCATCAGCCTGCAGATGGGCACCAACAAGTGTGCCAGCCAG GTGGGCATGACGGCGCCCGGCACCCGCCGGCACATCTACGACGCCAAGATGGGGCTGGAGAAGTGCGACAACTCCTCCATGTCCCTGCAGATGGGCTCCAACCAGGGCGCCAACCAGAGCGGGCAGGTCTTCGGCCTGGGCCGCCAGATCTACGACCCCAAGTACTGCCCGCAGGGCGGCCAGCCCGAGGGGGGCGACACCGCCTGCGAGCCGGGCGCGGACCCCCCTGGGTACCACTACTACCaccaggaggagagctgctga
- the CNN2 gene encoding calponin-2 isoform X2, translated as MSSSQFNKGPSYGLSAEVKNRLAQKYDPQKEAELRTWIESVTGQQIGPDFQKGLKDGVILCELMNKLQPNAVRKINRSAQNWHQLENLSNFIKAMASYGMNPVDLFEANDLFESGNLTQVQVSLLALAGMAKTKGMQSGVDIGVKYSEKQQRNFDEAKMKAGQCVIGLQMGTNKCASQSGMTAYGTRRHLYDPKNQILPPMDHSTISLQMGTNKCASQVGMTAPGTRRHIYDAKMGLEKCDNSSMSLQMGSNQGANQSGQVFGLGRQIYDPKYCPQGGQPEGGDTACEPGADPPGYHYYHQEESC; from the exons ATGAGCAGCTCCCAGTTCAACAAGGGCCCGTCCTACGGCCTCTCCGCCGAGGTCAAGAACCGG CTCGCCCAGAAGTACGACCCGCagaaggaggcagagctgcGGACGTGGATCGAGAGCGTCACCGGGCAGCAGATCGGGCCCGATTTCCAGAAGGGGCTGAAGGATGGAGTCATCCTCTGCGA GCTGATGAACAAGCTGCAGCCCAACGCGGTGCGGAAGATCAACCGCTCGGCTCAGAACTGGCACCAG CTCGAGAACCTCTCCAACTTCATCAAGGCCATGGCCAGCTACGGCATGAACCCCGTGGACCTCTTCGAAGCCAACGACCTCTTTGAGAGCGGGAACCTGACGCAGGTGCAGGTGTCGCTGCTGGCGCTGGCGGGCATG GCCAAGACCAAGGGGATGCAGAGCGGCGTGGACATCGGCGTCAAGTACTCGGAGAAGCAGCAGCGGAACTTCGACGAGGCCAAGATGAAGGCCGGGCAGTGCGTGATCGGGCTGCAG ATGGGCACCAACAAGTGCGCCAGCCAGTCGGGCATGACGGCCTACGGCACCCGGCGGCACCTCTACGACCCCAAGAACCAGATCCTGCCGCCCATGGACCACTCCACCATCAGCCTGCAGATGGGCACCAACAAGTGTGCCAGCCAG GTGGGCATGACGGCGCCCGGCACCCGCCGGCACATCTACGACGCCAAGATGGGGCTGGAGAAGTGCGACAACTCCTCCATGTCCCTGCAGATGGGCTCCAACCAGGGCGCCAACCAGAGCGGGCAGGTCTTCGGCCTGGGCCGCCAGATCTACGACCCCAAGTACTGCCCGCAGGGCGGCCAGCCCGAGGGGGGCGACACCGCCTGCGAGCCGGGCGCGGACCCCCCTGGGTACCACTACTACCaccaggaggagagctgctga